The genomic stretch CAGGTCCTGCGGCGTTTCCAACAGCCGCATCAGCCGAAGCACCGCGTCCAGCAGCGGCGCGTTCACGCGTGCGGCATACAGGCCCAGGTCCAGGCCGGGCGAGGGCGCACGCGGACCGGCTTCCAGGATCAAGGCGGCGATCTGCTCCGGATCGATGTCCAGGCGCAGGCACAGGTAGGGCTGTTCCGGCGTGGCCTCGATGACCTGGCCGATCATCGGCAGGGTCACCGACACCACCAGGTAGTTGAGCGGGTCGTAGCGGTAGGTTTCGCCGGCCAGCATGGCCACCTTGCTGCCCTGGGCGACGATGCACAGGCGCGGCTCGTACAGGGTCGGCTGACAGGGCGTGGGCGCACTCATGCGGATCAGCTGCAGCGAGTTCACCGCGGTGTCGTGTACACCGTCGCTAGGGGTCAATCGGGCAATCCGCTCGGCCAGCTCGGCCTGCGCCGCGCAGAACCCCTCGCGGGCGGCCGATTCGACGAAAGTATTGGTGTTCATGGCTCTCAGCGGGCAGGGGGCTGGCTGGGATTATGTTTACCGAATCTGCCGTTCGGCGTGCCGGATCGGCCGAATTGCAGGATCGGGCAATGATTCGACAGCAATGTACTAACCGGACGGGGTCCGGGGAGACGACCATAAGCCGCTCTCCCCCGACCCGTCCGGGCCCGCCCCGGCGTGGCGCCCGCGCGCCCCCGCCGAAGACGCTCCGGCCGAGTTTCCCTCCCCACGGGACTCGTCGCGATGTGGATCGTCCAATACGCGCTCAACCGCCGCTACACCATCGGCGTTCTTGCCATCCTGATCCTGCTGTTCGGTCTGCAGTCGGCGCGGCGCATGCCCACCGACATCCTGCCCGAGGTCGGCATCCCCTCGGTCAACCTGGTCTGGACCTATAGCGGCCTGCCGGCCGCGGACATGGCCGCCAAGCTCACCTCGTTCTCCGAGGTGGCGATCATGAACACGGTCGACGACCTCAAGGAAGTCCGCTCGGAGTCGATCAACGGCGCCAGCATCGTGCGCATCGACTTCCAGCCCACGGTCAGCCTGGACCGCGCCCTGGGCCAGATCACCGCGGTGTCGCAGACCATCCTGCGGCGCATGCCGCCGGGCACCTCGCCGCCGCTGGTGGTGCGCAACAACGTCTCGTCCACGCCGGTGCTGCAGCTGGTGCTGTCCTCGGATTCGATGACCGAGGCGCAGCTGTACGACTACGCGCGCCTGCAGCTGCGTTCGCAGATCCAGACCATCCCCGGCATCCGCATGACCCTGCCTTACGGCGGTGCGCCGCGGCAGATCATGGTCGATCTGAATCCGTCGGCGCTGCAGACCTATGGCCTGACGCCCAGCGACGTGACCTCGGCGCTGGAGCGCGGCAGCCCGACCCTGCCCTCGGGCGCGATCCGCGAGGGCGGGCGCGAACTGCAGATTTCGCTGGACACCAGCCCGGCCACCGCCGCCGACTTCCTCGACCTGCCGGTGGCCTCGCGCAACGGCGGCGTGATCTACGTGCGCGACGTGGCCTCGGTGCGCGACGGCGCCGCGCTGCAGACCAACGTGGCGCGCATGGACGGCGCCAGCGCGGTGTCGGTGGCGCTGATCAAGCTAGGCGGCGCCTCGGCGGTGGAACTGGTGCGCGCCGTGCGCGAGCGCCTGCCCGAAATCGAGGCCTCGGCGCCGCCGGGCATGCGCATCGTGCCGATCTTCGACCAGTCGGTGTTCGTCGATCAGGCCATCGGTTCGATCCAGCACGAAGCGCTGCTGGTGGGCCTGCTGGTGGCGCTGGTGGTGCTGGTGTTCATCGGTTCCTGGCGCTCCAGCCTGATCGTGCTGTCGGCGATCCCGCTGGCGCTGCTGGCCTCGGTGGCCATGCTGCATCTGCTGGGCTACACCTTCAACGTGATGACCCTGGGCGGCCTGGCGCTGGCGATCGGCATCCTGGTCGACAACGCGGTGGTCGACGTGGAGAACACCAACCGCAACATCGCCCTGGGCAAGGACGTGCGCACCGCGATCCTGGACAGCGCCAGGGAAGTGGTGTTCCCCGAGTTCGTGTCCACGGTGGCGATCTGCATCGTGCTCACTCCGATCCTGCTGATGACCGGCTTGTCGGCCTGGGTGTTCACGCCGCTGGCCCTGGCGGTGATCTTCGCCATGGCCGCCTCGTTCCTGCTCTCGCGCACCCTGATCCCGGTGCTGTGCTACCTGCTGCTGCCGGCCGACATCGACAGCCGTGCGCGGCCGCGTTGGCGGTTCGAACGCGCGCTGCTGGCGGTGAACCACAAGGTCGAACACAGCCTGGACGCGTTGCGCGAACGCCACCACGCGCTGCTGCTGCGGCTGGGCCATCACGGCGGCGTGCTGGCCCTGGCCGCGCTGCTGACCGTGGGCGTGGGCGCCTCCGCCGCGCTGATGCTGGGGCGGGAGTATTTCCCGCAAGTCGACGCCGGCCAGTTGCGACTGCAGGTGCGCATGCCCTCGGGCCTGCGCCTGGAGGAAACCGCGGCGCGGGTCAGCCAGATCCAGCGCGAGATCCGCCAGATCGTGCCGGCGCAGGAACTGCAGACGGTGTACGAGCAGATCGGCGTGCCCGACGCGGTCAACCTGGCCCTGGTCGACAGCGCGGTGGTCGGTTCGTTCGAGGCCGAGGTGATGCTGCAGCTGCGCGCGCCGCACGGCCCCAGCCGCGTGTATCTGCAGCAGATCCGCGAGCGCATCGCGCAGAAATTCCCCGAGGTGCAGGTGTTCGAGCGCCCGCCCGACGCCACCAGCCGCACCCTGGCCGGCTCGGCCGCGGCCGCGTTCGAGGTGCGCCTGATCGGCCGCGACACCGCCGGCAACCTGGCCCTGGCGCGCGAGATCGAAACCCGCCTGCGCCAGGTGCCCGGCGCGGTCGACGTGGCCCTGCGCCAGGTGCTGGACCTGCCCGAATACCAGGTGCGCATCGACCGCACCCGCGCCGCACAATTGGGATTGGACGCGCAGCAGGCCAGCCGCGCGGTGCTGGCGGTGCTGGGTTCGGCCGGCACGGTGTCGCCGGTGTACTGGACCGACACCGTCAACGCCATCGCCTACACCGTGCAGGTGCAGGCGCCGCCGGCGCAGCTGGGCGACATCGACACCCTGCTCAATCTGCCGCTGCGCATCGGCGCCAACGGCCAGCCGGTGCTGTTGCGCAGCATCGCCACGGTCACCCCGCGCACCGTGCCGGCCAGCATCGGCCGCACCACGCTGGCGCCGACCATCAGCGTGCTGGCCAATGTGCAGGGCACCGACCTGGGTTCGGTCTACGACCGCCTGCGCGGAATCACCGGCGAACTCGAAGGCCGGCTCAAGTCCGGCAACCGCATCGAGATCGCCGGCCAGGCCGGCGAAATGCAGAGCGCCTACAGCGAACTGGCCGCCGGCCTGCTGATGTCGGCAGTGCTGGTGTTCCTCGTGCTGGTGGTGAACTTCCAGTCCTGGATCCAGCCGCTGGTGGCGATGTCCGGCTTGCCGTTGGCGATCGCCGGCGCGGCCATCGGACTGTTCGTGACCGGCACGCCGCTGAGCGTGCCGGCCTTGATGGGCGTGATGATGGTGATCGGCGTGTCCACGGCCAACAGCGTGCTGGTGACCAGCTTCGCCCGCGGCCTGATCGCCGAAGGCCACGATCCGGAACTGGCCGCCTACGAATCCGCCGCGGTGCGCCTGCGCCCGGTGCTGATGACCGCCAGCGCGATGGTGCTGGGCATCGTGCCCATGGCCATCGGCCTGGGCGAGGGCGGCGAACAGAACGCGCCGCTGGGCCGTGCGGTGATCGGCGGCCTGCTGCTGGGCACGCCAGCCACCCTGGTGCTGGTGCCCTCGATCCTGGCCGTGCTCGGCCGCCACAGCAAACGGCGCGCGGCCGGTCATGCCGCTGCCGCCGCCCCCATCGAAGATTCCAACGCTGCCGGCGCCGCCGGCGCAGGAGCCCTGTGATGCGTTCCGTCTCCCTCAAGCCTTATGCCGCGCTGGCCGCGGCCATTGCCGTGGCGGTCGCCGCCGGTTGCGGCCGCAGCGACGCGGTCGAACCGCCACCGGCGACGGTACCGGAAGTGACCACGGTGGCCGCCGAGCCGGCCGAGGCGCAGCTGGAACTACGCCTGCCCGCGCGCGCCTTAGCCGGCGAATCGGCGCAGATCTACGCCCGCGCCACCGGCTTCGTCCGCGACCGCCGCGTGGATCTGGGCGACAAGGTCGAAGCCGGCCAAGTCCTGGCCGTCATCTCCGCGCCCGAAGTCGAACAAGCCGTGCGCGAGGCCGAGGCCGACCTGGGCCAGGCCAGCGCCGACCAGGAGCTGGCCAAGGTCAACTTCGACCGCGCCCAGGTGCTGGTGGGTTCCGGCGCGATCTCCAAGGAGATGTACAGCGACCGCAAGGCCAACCGCGATGCCGCCGCCGCGGCGCGCGCGGCCGCGCAGGCGCGCCTGACCAGCGCGCGCGAGCGCAGCGGCTTCCAGAGCGTGCGCGCGCCGTTCGCCGGCGTGGTCGCGGCGCGCAACATCGAGCGCGGCGATCGCGTGGTGGCCGACTCGGCCGCCTCCGCCCTGCCGATGTTCGAACTCAACGCGCTGGACCCGCTGCGCATCGTGATCGACGTGCCGCAGAGCGCGGCCTTGCAGGTGCGCCCCGGCCTGCAGGCCGAAGTGCGCTTCCCCGAATTGCCCGGCGAGACGTTCAAGGCCGAAGTCGCGCGCAGCGCGCAGAGCCTGTCGCGCGACCTGGGCGCGATGCGCGTGGAACTGCGCCTGCCCAACCCCGAAGGCCGCATTCCGGCCGGCATGGTCGGCGAAGTGCGGCTGCAGGTGCCGCGCACCGCGCCGGCGGTGCGGGTGCCGGTGTCGGCGGTGCTGCAGGGCGGCGCCGGTCCGCGCGTGGCCGCGCTGCGCCAGGATTCGACCCTGGAATTCCGCAGCGTGGCGCTGGGCCGCAACCTGGGCGGCGAGATCGAGATCGTCTCCGGCCTGGCCGCGGGCGACACCGTGGTGCGCGCGCCCAATTCGCTGCTCAGCGAGGGCGCCAAGGTCAAGGTCCGGCCCACGCCGCCGCCGCGCAAGTCGTAAGGCCGGGCCGTACACATCGCGCTAACGCCACGACGCGATGGCCTTAACCCGGTGCCGCCTAGGCTGGCCCATGCCCGCCTCGAGGCGATACCGGGAGTACGGCATGGCGATCTGCGACGTATGCGGCAACGACTACGACAAGGCGTTCCGCGTCGAACAAGGCAGCCGCAGCGGCACCTACGATTCCTTCGAATGCGCGATCCACGCGATGGCGCCGCGCTGCGCGCACTGCCATTGCGCGATCATCGGCCACGGCATGGAAAGCGGCAACGCGTTCTACTGCTGCGCGCACTGCGCCAAGCACGCCGGCGTGAGCGGCGTGGCCGACCGCGCGCCGGCCTGAGCCGCAGGCCCGGTGCCCGCTAGAGGGCGCTCCGTTTTGCCGCTACCATCGTGGGCAGTCGCAAGGACTGCGCGGGGAGCGGCATGGACGGTCGGCAGCGGACGGCGGCGGGCACGGAATTCGCGACGCCTGCGGCGGGGTTCGAACTTCAGGCGGCGCTGACGCCCACGCGCACGGCCTTGGTCGCCGGCGACCGCAGCCTGGACTATCGCGAACTCGACATGCGCGCCAATGCGTTGGCGCAGCGGCTGCACGCGCTAGGCCTTGGCCGCGAGGACGTGATCGCGGTATGGATGGAGCGCTCGCTGGCGCTGCCGATCGCGCTGCTGGCGGTGGCCAAGGCCGGCGCGGCGTATCTGCCGTTGTACGTGGGCGCGGCCACGGAGCAGCAGCGTCGCATGCTCGAGGAGACCGGCGCTCGGGTGCTGCTGCATGAGCGTGGCGTGGCGCCGCCCGCGTTCGCTCACGGCCTGCAGCTGCTCGCAGTCGATGCGGACGAATCGCTGCCCGCCGCCACCGCGCCGCCGCCGCGCGAGGACGACCCCGCGCAGCTGGCCTACGTGATGTACACCTCCGGTTCCACCGGTGAGCCCAAGGGCATCTGCACCACCGCCGGCAACATCGCCGCCTTCGCCCGCCACCCTCGTTGGCGCGAGGCGGCCGATGCACGCGTGCTGCTGCATTCCTCGCCCGCGTTCGACGCGTCCACCTACGAGCTGTGGACGCCGCTGCTCAACGGCGCCGCCGTGGTGGCGGCGCCGCCCGGCGCGCTGGATGCCGGCGCGCTGCGGCGTCTCATCGCCGAGCGGGGCGTCACCGATCTGTGGCTGACCGCGGGCCTGTTCCACGCGCTGGCCGCGGACGCCGCCGCCTGTTTTGCGGGCCTGCGCCAGGTGATCGCCGGCGGCGATGCGGTCTCGGCCGCGGCGGTGCGCCGGGTGCAGGCGCAATGCCCGGGCGTGCGCGTGGTCAACGGCTACGGTCCCACCGAGACCACTACCTTCGCCACCCTGTGCGAGCTGCCCGCGTTGCGCAGCGACGAGGACGAAGTGCCGATCGGCGCGCCCTTGGATGGCGCCTACCTGCGGGTGCTCGACGAACACAGGCAGGCCGTGCCCCTCGGCACGGTCGGCGAACTGTGGATCGGCGGCGCCGGCGTCGCCCGCGGCTATCTGCACCGGCCCGAGCTGACCGCCCAGCGCTTCGTGCCCGACCAGTTCGGCGCACCGGGCCAGCGGCTCTATCGCAGCGGCGATCTGGTGCGGCAGCGTGCCGACGGCCTGCTGTGCTTCGTCGGCCGCGCCGACCGCCAGATCAAGCTGCGCGGCTTCCGCGTCGAGCTGGGCGAGATCGAAACGCGCCTGGCGCAACTGCCGCGCGTGGCCCAGGCAGCGGTGCGCGTGCTCGAGGACCGGCCGGGCCACAAACGGCTGGCCGCCTACCTGGCGCGTGAGGATGCGCGCGACGACGATGCCGGCTGGCTGCGCGCCACCGCCGCGGCGCTGGCCGCGCACCTGCCCGATTACATGCATCCGTCGGCGTGGATGGTGCTGCCGCGGTTGCCGCTGACCGCCAACGGCAAGGTCGACCTGGCCGCGCTGCCGCTGCCGCAAGCGGCTGCCGCCGAGCCCGATGCGCAAACCCAGTGGTCGCCGCAGGAGCGCATCCTGGCCGACGTCTACGCCGCCGTGCTCAGCCTGGACGCCGGCGCCATCGGCCGCGACGACGACTTCATCGCCCTGGGCGGCGACAGCCTCAGCGCGGTGCGGGTGGCGGCACTGGCGATGCGCGAAGGCGTGGCGATCTCGGCGCGGCAGGTGCTGCAGCACCGCAGTCCCGAGCGCCTGAGCGCCGTGGCCGGCCAGGACGACAGCGACGCGCGCATCCAGTGCGAGATTCCGCCGTCGCTGCTGGTGCCGGTGCTGCGCATCCGCGAAGGCGCGCATCCGGCCCTGTTCTGCTTCCACCCGGGCAGCGGCCTGAGCTGGCCTTACCGTCGCCTGGCGCGGCACCTGAGCGGCGACTATGCCGTCTATGGCCTGCAGGCGCGCAGCCTGCGCGAGCCCGGCTACCTGCCCGCCTCGGTCGAGGCCATGGCCCAGGACTACGTGCGCGAGATCCGCGCGCTGCAACCGCAGGGCCCGTACCGGTTGTTGGGCTGGTGCCTGGGCGGCGCCACCGCCAGCGCCGTGGCCGCGCAACTGGAAGCGCTGGGCGAGACCGTGTCGCTGCTGTGCGTGGTCGATTTCTTCCCCGGCCAGTTCGAAGCCGAGTCCGAACCGGCGCTGGTGCCCGAGCTGGAAACCGACGGCGCGGCGGAGCCTGAAGCGGACGAAAGCGCGCCCGCGGCACCGCCGCGCGTGATCGCCGAAATCGAAGACGGTTACTACGACATCTCTCCGATCCTGTTCGACCCCGACACCGGCGCCAACACCTTCGCCATCGCCGACCGCTACCGGCCCGCGCCGCTGCGCTGCGGCCTGCTGCTGGTGCGGGCCGCGCCGCCGCGCGGACCCGCACCGCACTCCACCGAGTATTGGACGCCGTACGTGCGCGGCCCGCTGCAGGTCCACGACCTGGCCTGCGACCACGCGCTCATGCTCAACCTGCGCTACGCCGAGCAGCTGGCGCGCATCGTCGACGCGCACTTGCTCGAACGCAAAGACGAGGCCGCGGTCATCGCGAGCGCCGACAGTTGACCTAGGGCCCCGGTTCGGGCGTCAATCGAACGGCGGGCCCACCATCACGTGCAGGGGTAAGCAGGTATGCAGGACAGCCAGTTATTGCAGGTGCTGTTGCCGATCGCGATCGCCTTGATCATGACCGGCATCGGCATGTCGCTGACGCCCGCGGATTTCCTGCGCATAGGCGAGCGGCCCAAGCCGGTGCTGGTGGGCGTGCTCGGTCATTACCTCTGGCTGCCCGCGCTGGGCTTCTTCGTCGCCTGGGCCTTTTCCTTGCCGGCCGAATACGCGGTCGGCCTGGTGCTGGTGGCCGCCTGCCCCAGCGGTTCCTCGTCCAATGCGCTGACCTACCTCAGCCGCGGCAACGTCGCCCTGGCCGTCAGCCTGACCGTGATCAGCGGCCTGATCACCTTCATCAGCGTGCCGCTGCTGGTGAATCTGGCCCTGCACGTGTTCGCCGGCGAGCGTGCCGATCTCAGCGTGCCGTTCCGCAGCACCGCGCTGCACCTGGCGGTGCTGGTGTTGATCCCGATCCTGGTCGGCATGGCCGTGCGCCGCCTTGCGCCGCGCGCGGCGCTCAAGATCGAAAAGTGGACCGGCGTGTTCGCCGTGCTGGTGCTGCTGGCCATCATCATCGCCCTGGTCGTGCAGCAATGGGCGCAGCTGCCCGCGCTGTTGCGCGGCGTCGGCCTGCCGGCCTTCGTGCTTGCCTGCGGCGCCACCGCTGGCGGCGTGCTCCTGGGCCGCTGGCTACGCTTGGACCTGCCCGACGCGCTGACCGTCGGCATCGAAGTCGGCGTGCAGAACGCCACCCTGGCCGCACTGATCGCGCTGACCCTGATGAAGTCCGAACAGATCGCGGTGCCGGCGCTGATGTACGGCATGCTCATGTACATCCCGGCGGCGATGGTGGTGCTGTACGGTCGGCGCGCCGCGCGGCGCCGGGCCCAGGCGGCCGCGTGAACCTGCTGGTAGGCGAGGCCTTCTCGCCGTGGACGATCAAGGCGCGCTGGGCCTTGGATCGCTGCGGCGTCGCCTACGCCTATCGCGAATACACGCCCGGCCTGAGCGAGCCGTGGCTGCGTTGGAAGCTGGGCCGCTGGCGCCAGCCGGTATCGGTGCCGGTGATGCTCACGCCCGGTCGCGCGCTGCTGGGTTCCTGGGAAATCGCGCAGTACGCCGGGCAGCAGGCGGGCGAGGAATGCCTAGGAGCCTTCGATCAGATCCAGCCCTGGGACCAAATCAGCGAACACGGCCTGGCGGCCGCGCGCACGCGCGTGGTCCGCGCGGTGCTCGCCGACGACCGCACCCTGGACGAAGCGGTGCCGTTCCTGCCGGCCGGGGCGCGCTTCCTGCTGCGGCCCGTCGCCCGCAACGTGGCCGGCCGCCTGGACCGCAAATACGCCGCACTCGCCTTCGCCGACGCCCATCGCGACGCGTTGCTCGCGGTGCGTTCGGCGCTGGCGCAGTCCGGCACCGGCTTCGTGCTGGATCGCTTCAGCTACGCCGACATCAGCCTGTCGGTGTTGCTGGAGGCGGTGGTGCCGCAATCCGGCCCCGCCGTTCTCGGTCCGGCGCATCGCGCCTGCTGGCATCACGCCGCGCTGGCCGCGGAGTTCGCCGATCTGCTTGAATGGCGCGCAGGCTTGCAGCGCGACTACGGGCCGTGATGCTTCCGTGCTCAGCGCCACCGCCGATCAGAACCCTAAGCACCGGCCACCTGGAGTTTCGATGAAGTACGCGCTCGCTCTCGCCCTGTTCGCCTTGGGTCCAGCCACGGCCGCCGAGCCGGCCACACCCGCGCCGTCGCTCGAACAGCTCGTGCTGGCCCAGGACCAGGCTGTCTTCGCCGCGTTCAACGCTTGCGACGTCGCCGAGTTCCGCAAGTATTTCGACCCGGCGGTGGAGTTCTACCAGGACAACGACGACGTGTCCGTCGGCGTGGACGAACTGGTCCAGTCCTTCGACGGACGCTGCAAGGACGGCAAGTCGAACCTGCGCCGCGAACTGGACGCATCAGCGGTGGAGGTGCATCCGATCCAGGGCTACGGTGCGGTCCAACTGGGCGCGCACCGCTTCTGGATCGTGGCCGACGGCGAGGCGGACGAACTGGCCGCGCAGCCGCGCTTCGTCCATCTGTGGAAACGCCAGGGCGAACGCTGGGTGATCACCCGCGTCATCAGTTACGGACACTGACCCGAATCGCCGGAGGGCCAGACCCAGGAGTGGCGCGATGAAACTTGCTCTAGTGTTGGCGGCTCTCATCCTGACCGGTTGCGCTAGCCGCGGTCCCATCGGTGGCCCGCTTAGCCTGACCGGCACCTACCAGCTCCTGGGCGACGGCCAGCTCTGCTTGCTTCCGTCGCCCGGCTCCGCAAAGCGCCTGCCCCATTGGAAGGCCGGCGCGAGGCTCTGCTTCGCCAACACCTCGGAAGCGATCGATCTGCTCGGCGCCAGGGAGGCCTTCCAGAAAGTCGGCTACTCGCATGTCTGCGGATTCGAAGGCGAGGCGAGCGTCACCGCGACGGATTTTTGGCTCAACCTGGGCCAGGTCGGCGGGGAAGACTGGCGGTACCAGGCGCGGCTGGTAAGCGTCGAGCAGGTACGGCCGTCCAAACTCATTTCCTGCGAGCGCTGATTCCCTTGCGTTCGCCCATTCGCCGCTTCGTATTCAGCAGCGTTCCATTCAAGACCTGGGTCGAGTAGACACCATGCCCACCATCGATTTCAGCAAAGACGAAAAATCCATCCTCGTCCGCAAGCTCCAGCTTTACTTCAGCGAAGAGCTCAAGCAACCCATCGGCCAATTCGATGCGGAGTTCCTGCTGGACTTCATCTCCAGCGAACTGGGCGCGTACTACTACAACCGCGGCTTGTACGACGCCCAGGCCGCTCTGTCGGCCAAGCTGGAGGATGTGCAGGACGCCATTTACCAGCTTGAGCAGCGCACGGACTTCAAACGGTAGTCGGAGCATGTCCTACTCGAGCCATCGAAGGCTGGCGCTAGATGAGAGCATCCCGATTAGTCATCGGGTGTCGCACGTTCGTTCTTGCGCTCTGCATGTGGCACAGAAGTTGGGCGTACCGCGCTCGGAATTGCTCGACCTGATAGGCATTTCGGATAGCTACGAGGATCAAGACCTGCCATCCATGACGCAGCTGGAGCAGGCCGTTCATTCGCTCGATGCTATCCGGCTTGCAGGTGGCTCCGGTGGAGCCCTGCCACCGCGCCGGGTGCCTTAGCGGCAAAGCCCGACCTGCGGCGCAAACACCCACTGGCCCGCCCCCGCGCGCCTCGCTAAGCTGCCCCCATCACCGACCGCTGGACAGGCATGGACTCCTGGGCGCTAGCGCTGATCTTCGCCGGTCTCTCGCTCTCGCTGCTGGCCTGGTACGCGGGGCGGCGCCATGAGCGCGGCAGGCAGTCGCGGCGGCTGGCCGCGGTCCTGGGCGCCTTGTCGGCGCCGATGCCGGTGGCCTTCGTCGCCTGGGCGCCGCGATCGGGCGTGGTGCTGTGGAGCACCGCCGCCGAGCGGCTGTTCGGCGTGGATGCGACGCTGATGCTGGGTCAGGCATTGCCGGCGGAGCTGGAGGCCTTGCGCTGGACGGAGGTCGAGGCGGACAGGGCCCGGTCCGGCGCGCGCCTGCAGCTGCGCGGTGCCAACGGCGCGGTCGATGCCATGGTCTGGATGGCCACCGAGGCCGACGGCCTGGTCGTCGTGGCTATCGAGGATGTGCACTCCAGCGCAGCCAACGCGCGCGCCGCCGAGGTTGCGCGCGCGCAGCGCGACGCCCTGGTGCGCGAGGTGCATCACCGGATCAAGAACAGCCTGCAGGGCGTGGCCGGCTTGCTGCGCCAGCATCTGTCCGACAAGCCCTTGCTCAAACCGCTGCTGGAAGCCGCCTCCGCCCAGGTCTCGGCGATCGCCGCGGTGCACGGGTTGCATGGCGAAGCCAAGGACGGGCGGATCGACCTGCGCATGCTGATCGTGCGGGTGGCCGCGTCGATCTCCGGCATCATGCATGTACCGATCACGGTGTCGGAACGGTGCGTGGTGCTGGAGCGTTTCAGCGTCAACGAAGAGGAGTCCGTGCCGGTGGCGATGGTGCTGAACGAGCTCATCATGAACGCGGCCAAGCACCGCTCGCGTTCCGGCGCCAACGGCATCGTCGCCATCGATGCGGTCGCGCAGGCGCAGCGCGCGCAGATCCTGGTGAGCAATCCCGGGTTCCTGCCGGCGAACTTCGACTTCGGCGCGGGCGCCAACCTCGGCAACGGCCTGGGCCTGATCCGCTCGCTGTTGCCGCGGCGCGGCGCCAGCATCGCGCTGGCCGAGGAAGGGCGGCGCGTGGTGGCCACGCTGGTCCTGCACGCACCCGATGTACTCAGCGCCACCCCCCAGGATGAGGAGGCGATCGCATGAACGGCGCACACCGCTTGCTGGTGGTCGACGACGACCGATTGGTGCTGGCGACGATCTGCCGCGGCTTGCAGGCCGCGGGCTATCGGGTCGAATCCGCGCAATCGGTGGACGAAGCGATCGCGCTGCTCGACGCCGCGCGCCCGGATCTGGCCTTGCTGGACATACGCATGGGCGAACGTGGCGGCTTCGAACTCGCGCGCGAACTGCTGGCGCGCGACGGCATTCCCTTCATGTTCCTGTCGGCCTACGGCGACGAGGCCACGGTGGAGGAAGCCACCGAACTGGGCGCGGTGGGCTTCCTGGTCAAGCCGATCGACATACCGCAGATCATTCCGGCGGTGGAGGCGGCGCTGAAACGCGCCGCCGATCTCAGCCGTCTGCGCAGCACCGGCCGTCAGCTGGAGCAGGCGCTGGACCAGCAGCGCGGGATCAGCGTGGCGATCGGCATCCTGATGGAGCGGCATCGCTGGTCGCGCAGCGAAGCCGAGCTGCGCCTGCGCGACACCGCCCGTTCGCAGCGGCGCAAAATGACCGACCTGGCCGAAGGCATCGTGTTCGCGGCCGACGCTCTGGCGGCC from Lysobacter silvisoli encodes the following:
- a CDS encoding nuclear transport factor 2 family protein, which gives rise to MKYALALALFALGPATAAEPATPAPSLEQLVLAQDQAVFAAFNACDVAEFRKYFDPAVEFYQDNDDVSVGVDELVQSFDGRCKDGKSNLRRELDASAVEVHPIQGYGAVQLGAHRFWIVADGEADELAAQPRFVHLWKRQGERWVITRVISYGH
- a CDS encoding bile acid:sodium symporter family protein; the protein is MQDSQLLQVLLPIAIALIMTGIGMSLTPADFLRIGERPKPVLVGVLGHYLWLPALGFFVAWAFSLPAEYAVGLVLVAACPSGSSSNALTYLSRGNVALAVSLTVISGLITFISVPLLVNLALHVFAGERADLSVPFRSTALHLAVLVLIPILVGMAVRRLAPRAALKIEKWTGVFAVLVLLAIIIALVVQQWAQLPALLRGVGLPAFVLACGATAGGVLLGRWLRLDLPDALTVGIEVGVQNATLAALIALTLMKSEQIAVPALMYGMLMYIPAAMVVLYGRRAARRRAQAAA
- a CDS encoding sensor histidine kinase — protein: MDSWALALIFAGLSLSLLAWYAGRRHERGRQSRRLAAVLGALSAPMPVAFVAWAPRSGVVLWSTAAERLFGVDATLMLGQALPAELEALRWTEVEADRARSGARLQLRGANGAVDAMVWMATEADGLVVVAIEDVHSSAANARAAEVARAQRDALVREVHHRIKNSLQGVAGLLRQHLSDKPLLKPLLEAASAQVSAIAAVHGLHGEAKDGRIDLRMLIVRVAASISGIMHVPITVSERCVVLERFSVNEEESVPVAMVLNELIMNAAKHRSRSGANGIVAIDAVAQAQRAQILVSNPGFLPANFDFGAGANLGNGLGLIRSLLPRRGASIALAEEGRRVVATLVLHAPDVLSATPQDEEAIA
- a CDS encoding glutathione S-transferase N-terminal domain-containing protein yields the protein MNLLVGEAFSPWTIKARWALDRCGVAYAYREYTPGLSEPWLRWKLGRWRQPVSVPVMLTPGRALLGSWEIAQYAGQQAGEECLGAFDQIQPWDQISEHGLAAARTRVVRAVLADDRTLDEAVPFLPAGARFLLRPVARNVAGRLDRKYAALAFADAHRDALLAVRSALAQSGTGFVLDRFSYADISLSVLLEAVVPQSGPAVLGPAHRACWHHAALAAEFADLLEWRAGLQRDYGP
- a CDS encoding DUF2164 domain-containing protein; this translates as MPTIDFSKDEKSILVRKLQLYFSEELKQPIGQFDAEFLLDFISSELGAYYYNRGLYDAQAALSAKLEDVQDAIYQLEQRTDFKR
- a CDS encoding ANTAR domain-containing response regulator yields the protein MNGAHRLLVVDDDRLVLATICRGLQAAGYRVESAQSVDEAIALLDAARPDLALLDIRMGERGGFELARELLARDGIPFMFLSAYGDEATVEEATELGAVGFLVKPIDIPQIIPAVEAALKRAADLSRLRSTGRQLEQALDQQRGISVAIGILMERHRWSRSEAELRLRDTARSQRRKMTDLAEGIVFAADALAASALGGDRSD